One stretch of Nocardioides perillae DNA includes these proteins:
- a CDS encoding metal-sulfur cluster assembly factor yields MTDTTPSTPTGAAAPDHSDLPDVETAAAGGTATATVDDVTEAMKDVVDPELGINVVDLGLVYGVHVDETSNVVIDMTLTSAACPLTDVIQDQTNAALEGLANDVAINWVWMPPWGPDKITEDGREQLRALGFNV; encoded by the coding sequence ATGACCGACACCACCCCCAGCACCCCCACGGGCGCAGCGGCGCCCGACCACAGCGACCTGCCCGACGTCGAGACGGCGGCGGCCGGCGGCACCGCGACCGCCACCGTCGACGACGTGACCGAGGCGATGAAGGACGTCGTCGACCCCGAGCTCGGCATCAACGTCGTCGACCTCGGCCTGGTCTACGGCGTGCACGTCGACGAGACGTCCAACGTCGTCATCGACATGACCCTCACCTCGGCCGCGTGCCCGCTGACCGACGTGATCCAGGACCAGACCAACGCCGCGCTCGAGGGTCTCGCCAACGACGTCGCGATCAACTGGGTCTGGATGCCGCCGTGGGGGCCCGACAAGATCACCGAGGACGGCCGCGAGCAGCTGCGGGCCCTCGGCTTCAACGTCTGA
- a CDS encoding acVLRF1 family peptidyl-tRNA hydrolase — MPDQPAPAASEVAVPLERVERWVLNFQGRHGATALDVVDGALVGAAADGSSFTARLPFAQHYAGLPAAADFRLAADVPADWGVLLVRKGGFAVARLAGDRVAGSKVGKRHVQGRTKAGGQSQQRFARRRDNQARQAYEAAGEHAVRLLVPAPAGGLPTVVGGDRGAVEQVLDDPRLARCRVVEPWLPVPDPRRDVLTSAVADACSARMTVVNA, encoded by the coding sequence GTGCCCGACCAGCCGGCACCGGCGGCGTCCGAGGTCGCCGTGCCCCTCGAGCGCGTCGAGCGCTGGGTGCTCAACTTCCAGGGCCGCCACGGTGCCACCGCGCTCGACGTGGTCGACGGCGCGCTGGTCGGGGCCGCGGCCGACGGCTCCAGCTTCACCGCTCGCCTCCCCTTCGCCCAGCACTACGCCGGACTGCCGGCCGCCGCCGACTTCCGGCTCGCCGCGGACGTGCCCGCCGACTGGGGCGTGCTGCTGGTCCGCAAGGGCGGCTTCGCCGTCGCCCGGCTCGCCGGTGACCGGGTGGCGGGCAGCAAGGTCGGCAAGCGCCACGTGCAGGGGCGCACCAAGGCGGGCGGGCAGAGCCAGCAGCGCTTCGCCCGACGCCGCGACAACCAGGCGCGGCAGGCCTACGAGGCGGCCGGCGAGCACGCCGTGCGCCTGCTGGTGCCGGCACCCGCGGGCGGCCTGCCGACGGTGGTGGGCGGTGACCGCGGCGCGGTCGAGCAGGTGCTCGACGACCCACGCCTCGCGCGGTGCCGGGTGGTCGAGCCGTGGCTGCCGGTGCCCGACCCGCGCCGCGACGTGCTCACCTCCGCCGTGGCGGACGCCTGCTCTGCCAGGATGACGGTCGTCAACGCCTGA
- a CDS encoding phosphotransferase: MWQPAPGWQPLPGGASVSTVGVWAAVEDGRDVVVKRLARPGPDDPPELDDPRSSAWWRRPAEVGLAGSVAASPGLRGPALVRCEEDDDGLVLVHERAAGAVAVPGLFVAACLGRFAGARVEDPGWLARGQLRERLARVERRGGWRSLARTTVADVADHLWRRRTSMLARLDALPQVAQHGDPVPGNLVGVDPGDPSRCVAVDWATLGTGPVGADLGYWSLSSRESFEPLLEAYVGALPAGLADPDDAAYAARVTAVLTVLTRADWALGRVAEGEGALAGKYTHPAVAPHLRAMQRQFPQLEALL, encoded by the coding sequence GTGTGGCAGCCCGCTCCGGGGTGGCAGCCGCTGCCCGGTGGCGCCTCGGTGTCCACCGTCGGCGTGTGGGCCGCGGTCGAGGACGGGCGCGACGTGGTGGTGAAGCGCCTCGCGCGCCCCGGGCCCGACGACCCGCCCGAGCTCGATGACCCGCGCAGCAGCGCCTGGTGGCGCCGACCCGCCGAGGTGGGGCTGGCCGGCTCGGTCGCGGCCTCGCCTGGCCTGCGGGGCCCCGCGCTGGTGCGGTGCGAGGAGGACGACGACGGCCTGGTGCTGGTGCACGAGCGAGCCGCGGGCGCCGTGGCCGTGCCGGGTCTCTTCGTCGCCGCCTGCCTCGGTCGGTTCGCGGGCGCCCGGGTCGAGGACCCCGGCTGGCTGGCGCGGGGGCAGCTGCGCGAGCGGCTGGCCCGCGTCGAGCGCCGAGGCGGCTGGCGCTCGCTGGCCCGCACCACGGTCGCCGATGTGGCCGACCACCTGTGGCGGCGGCGCACGTCGATGCTCGCCCGCCTCGACGCCCTGCCGCAGGTCGCGCAGCACGGCGACCCGGTCCCGGGCAACCTCGTGGGCGTCGACCCCGGGGACCCGTCGCGCTGCGTCGCGGTCGACTGGGCCACGCTCGGCACAGGCCCGGTGGGCGCCGACCTCGGCTACTGGTCGCTGAGCTCGCGCGAATCGTTCGAGCCGCTGCTCGAGGCCTACGTCGGCGCCTTGCCCGCCGGGCTCGCCGACCCCGACGACGCGGCGTACGCCGCCCGCGTGACGGCCGTGCTCACCGTGCTGACCCGCGCGGACTGGGCGCTCGGGCGGGTGGCCGAGGGGGAGGGGGCGCTGGCGGGGAAGTACACCCACCCCGCGGTCGCGCCGCACCTGCGGGCGATGCAGCGGCAGTTCCCGCAGCTCGAGGCCCTGCTGTGA
- a CDS encoding aldolase/citrate lyase family protein has product MRTREQRLAVLGPTSTPSSPCPGSTGSTSVPGDLSLSLELVGAEHAAELRDVLSSVIARARAAGVPVGVYAYDGEQAAAYAAEGATIVTVAVDTVSLRAAVAGHLDVARA; this is encoded by the coding sequence TTGCGGACGCGTGAGCAGCGTCTCGCGGTCCTCGGCCCGACCTCGACGCCGTCCTCGCCGTGCCCGGGATCGACAGGATCTACGTCGGTCCCGGGGGACCTGTCGCTCTCCCTGGAGCTGGTCGGCGCCGAGCACGCGGCGGAGCTGCGCGACGTCCTGTCCTCGGTCATCGCCCGGGCGCGCGCAGCCGGGGTGCCGGTCGGCGTCTACGCCTACGACGGCGAGCAGGCCGCGGCGTACGCCGCCGAGGGCGCGACGATCGTGACCGTCGCGGTGGACACCGTGTCGCTGCGCGCTGCCGTCGCCGGGCACCTCGACGTCGCGCGCGCCTGA
- a CDS encoding MFS transporter translates to MLTALRTYVTPPSTLAGRLSVQSLLFATGEGAFLAGSAVYFGVILGLSLGQVGIGLTVAAIASFLAAVPAGKLVDHFGPKRMWSLSAVLQGSLFVAWPFIDSVEQFVALAVVMEVAGSLGGAAHAAYVLDVLPPAERVESRAYMYSALNVGFSLGAFLSGGAIAFGADVLRWAPVLTAALFAVNAVAILRLPDASHDVRSTEPRRRPEGPAAIRNRSWLAVTFLTGVLWSNQVLLHTVIPLWLVLETDAPHELVALLFATNTVMCIVLPRLTSRGIRDVDTALRAVRLSALFFALTCVVTLATHETVGWVTVVLFFLGHVVLTWAELYLSASGWTFEAELMDPRRRGDYQGVSELGGTLGRFWAPAVYGFLAMEWGAFGWLTIAAIVGAAAAAMHPATRAGRRFLEQHVPPEVLADARAGGSPAPPATTDLTDPVNPGATVTDAPLPR, encoded by the coding sequence ATGCTCACCGCGCTCCGCACCTACGTCACGCCCCCGTCCACCCTCGCCGGCCGCCTGTCGGTCCAGTCGCTGCTGTTCGCCACCGGCGAGGGCGCGTTCCTGGCGGGATCGGCCGTCTACTTCGGCGTCATCCTGGGGCTCTCACTGGGCCAGGTCGGCATCGGCCTCACCGTCGCGGCGATCGCCAGCTTCCTCGCGGCCGTGCCGGCCGGCAAGCTCGTCGACCACTTCGGCCCCAAGCGGATGTGGTCGCTGAGCGCGGTGCTGCAGGGCTCGCTCTTCGTCGCCTGGCCGTTCATCGACAGCGTCGAGCAGTTCGTCGCGCTCGCGGTGGTGATGGAGGTCGCGGGGAGCCTCGGCGGCGCGGCGCACGCCGCCTACGTCCTCGACGTCCTGCCGCCCGCCGAGCGCGTGGAGTCGCGGGCCTACATGTACTCCGCTCTCAACGTCGGCTTCAGCCTGGGCGCCTTCCTCAGCGGCGGCGCCATCGCCTTCGGCGCCGACGTGCTGCGCTGGGCGCCGGTGCTCACCGCGGCGCTCTTCGCGGTCAACGCCGTGGCGATCCTCCGGCTGCCCGACGCCTCCCACGACGTGCGCTCCACCGAGCCGCGCCGCAGGCCGGAGGGCCCGGCGGCCATCCGCAACCGCAGCTGGCTCGCCGTCACCTTCCTCACCGGCGTGCTGTGGTCCAACCAGGTGCTCCTGCACACGGTCATCCCGCTGTGGCTGGTGCTCGAGACCGACGCGCCCCACGAGCTGGTGGCGCTGCTCTTCGCGACCAACACCGTCATGTGCATCGTGCTGCCGCGCCTGACCTCGCGCGGCATCCGCGACGTCGACACCGCCCTGCGCGCGGTGCGGCTGTCCGCGCTCTTCTTCGCGCTGACCTGCGTCGTCACCCTGGCCACCCACGAGACCGTCGGCTGGGTCACCGTCGTGCTGTTCTTCCTCGGCCACGTCGTGCTGACGTGGGCCGAGCTCTACCTCTCGGCCTCGGGCTGGACCTTCGAGGCCGAGCTGATGGACCCGCGCCGGCGCGGCGACTACCAGGGCGTCTCGGAGCTCGGCGGCACGCTGGGCCGCTTCTGGGCGCCGGCCGTCTACGGCTTCCTGGCGATGGAGTGGGGCGCCTTCGGCTGGCTCACGATCGCCGCCATCGTCGGTGCCGCCGCGGCCGCGATGCACCCGGCCACCCGGGCCGGCCGGCGCTTCCTCGAGCAGCACGTGCCGCCCGAGGTGCTCGCCGACGCCCGGGCGGGAGGCTCGCCCGCGCCGCCCGCCACCACCGACCTGACCGACCCGGTCAACCCGGGCGCCACCGTCACCGACGCACCCCTGCCGCGCTGA
- a CDS encoding enoyl-CoA hydratase-related protein: protein MSLQRERHDDGVEVLRLDRPAKRNAFDTATLGLLNQALTELCDDPDVRVVVLSSTSETAFSAGADVSEQLDAAGGVARMEAFARLYRLVELVPVPTIAVCVGSTVGAGAEVAAGCDLRVAGDNLHLAWAGARLGVPVGPARLTPLVGLSRAKELVYTGRRVDADEALALGLVHRVAPAAEAEAAALELAAAVVRQSPSGVRELKEMFRELEGTLSRVDVENERLVRFQRDGAGLPQG from the coding sequence GTGAGCCTGCAGCGAGAGAGACACGACGACGGCGTCGAGGTGCTGCGCCTCGACCGTCCCGCCAAGCGCAACGCCTTCGACACCGCCACGCTGGGCCTGCTCAACCAGGCGCTGACCGAGCTGTGCGACGACCCCGACGTGCGCGTGGTGGTGCTGTCGTCGACGTCCGAGACCGCGTTCAGCGCCGGTGCCGACGTCTCCGAGCAGCTCGACGCCGCCGGGGGTGTCGCCCGCATGGAGGCCTTCGCCCGGCTCTACCGCCTCGTCGAGCTGGTGCCGGTCCCGACGATCGCGGTGTGCGTCGGCAGCACGGTCGGCGCCGGGGCCGAGGTCGCCGCCGGCTGCGACCTGCGCGTGGCCGGTGACAACCTCCACCTCGCCTGGGCCGGGGCCCGCCTCGGCGTGCCGGTGGGGCCCGCCCGGCTCACCCCCCTCGTGGGCCTCTCGCGAGCGAAGGAGCTCGTCTACACCGGACGCCGCGTCGACGCCGACGAGGCCCTGGCGCTCGGCCTGGTGCACCGGGTGGCCCCTGCCGCCGAGGCGGAGGCCGCCGCGCTCGAGCTCGCCGCGGCGGTCGTGCGGCAGTCACCGAGCGGGGTGCGCGAGCTCAAGGAGATGTTCCGCGAGCTCGAGGGCACCTTGTCCCGCGTCGACGTCGAGAACGAGCGGCTGGTGCGCTTCCAGCGCGACGGCGCGGGTCTGCCGCAGGGCTGA
- the ypfJ gene encoding KPN_02809 family neutral zinc metallopeptidase encodes MRFNPKARLDTSRVGDRRGGGGFGGGLGGGLGGGLGGGRGRGGGLPIPGGAVGGGGLGLVVVLIIVGIQLFGGGGGGGLGGLGSGVGSGLDSSRFTATERYAACETGADANASADCARVAVENSLHDYWSEALPAQTRADFSPTTLTTFSGSVQTACGQATSAVGPFYCPGDQGIYLDSGFFDSVLEQQLGGPDGGFVEAYVLAHEYGHHVQNLLGTMRQVRTQSGPDSDAVRLELQADCYAGAWAKGATSTETASGVPLISDLTRDDVRLAVEAAEAIGDDRIQERTQGQVTTESWTHGSAEQRVRWFSTGYERGTVEACDTFAVRNP; translated from the coding sequence ATGAGGTTCAACCCCAAGGCCCGGCTCGACACCAGCCGCGTCGGCGACCGGCGCGGGGGCGGTGGCTTCGGCGGCGGGCTCGGAGGTGGCCTCGGCGGTGGCCTGGGCGGAGGGCGCGGGCGCGGCGGCGGCCTCCCCATCCCCGGGGGCGCGGTCGGCGGTGGCGGCCTCGGCCTGGTCGTGGTGCTGATCATCGTCGGCATCCAGCTCTTCGGCGGCGGTGGCGGCGGTGGCCTGGGTGGCCTGGGCAGCGGGGTCGGCAGCGGGTTGGACAGCAGCCGGTTCACGGCGACCGAGCGCTACGCGGCGTGCGAGACCGGCGCCGACGCCAACGCCTCGGCCGACTGCGCCCGCGTGGCGGTGGAGAACTCGCTGCACGACTACTGGTCCGAGGCGCTGCCGGCCCAGACCCGGGCCGACTTCTCCCCCACCACCCTCACGACGTTCTCGGGCTCGGTGCAGACCGCCTGCGGCCAGGCCACCTCGGCCGTGGGGCCGTTCTACTGCCCCGGCGACCAGGGCATCTACCTCGACAGCGGCTTCTTCGACTCGGTGCTCGAGCAGCAGCTCGGCGGGCCCGACGGCGGCTTCGTCGAGGCCTACGTGCTCGCCCACGAGTACGGCCACCACGTGCAGAACCTGCTCGGCACGATGCGCCAGGTCCGCACGCAGTCGGGGCCCGACAGCGACGCCGTGCGCCTGGAGCTGCAGGCCGACTGCTACGCCGGCGCCTGGGCGAAGGGCGCGACCTCGACCGAGACCGCCTCCGGCGTGCCGCTCATCTCCGACCTCACCCGCGACGACGTGAGGCTCGCCGTCGAGGCGGCCGAGGCGATCGGCGACGACCGCATCCAGGAGCGCACCCAGGGCCAGGTCACCACCGAGTCCTGGACCCACGGCTCGGCCGAGCAGCGGGTGCGGTGGTTCTCCACCGGCTACGAGCGCGGCACGGTCGAGGCCTGCGACACCTTCGCGGTGCGCAACCCCTGA
- a CDS encoding ABC-F family ATP-binding cassette domain-containing protein — translation MITTTDLEVRAGARLLMEHVSFRVAAGDKVGLVGRNGAGKTTLTKILAGEALPASGAVHRTGEVGYLPQDPRIGDPEMLARDRILSSRGLHDVVRRLRDAEAEMGSADPATADRAMKRWTRADAELHAGGGYAAEAEAAQIASSLGIEDRLLTQPLKTLSGGQRRRVELARILFSGAETLLLDEPTNHLDADSIVWLRGFLKAHSGGLIVISHDNDLLEDTVTRVLHLDANRATIDVYNMGWKAYLTQRETDERRRRRERQNAESKAKTLTDQANKMRAKASKASAAQSMLKRAEKMMAGVEGERQADKVARIAFPKPAPCGKTPITAAQLSKAYGSLEVFTGVDLAIDKGSRVVILGLNGAGKTTMLRILAGVDRPDTGEVVPGHGLKLGYYAQEHETLDTARTVLENMQSAAPQLTDSEARSVLGSFLFSGDDAHKPAAVLSGGEKTRLALASLVVSSANVLLLDEPTNNLDPASREEVLAAIRTYEGAIVLVTHDEGAVRALEPDRVLLLPDGDEDLWNEGYADLVSLA, via the coding sequence ATGATCACCACCACCGACCTGGAAGTGCGCGCCGGGGCCCGCCTGCTCATGGAGCACGTCAGCTTCCGGGTCGCCGCCGGCGACAAGGTCGGCCTGGTGGGCCGCAACGGTGCCGGCAAGACGACGCTGACCAAGATCCTCGCGGGTGAGGCGCTGCCCGCCAGCGGTGCGGTGCACCGCACCGGCGAGGTGGGCTACCTCCCGCAGGACCCCCGCATCGGCGACCCCGAGATGCTCGCCCGCGACCGCATCCTGTCCTCGCGCGGCCTGCACGACGTCGTGCGGCGACTGCGCGACGCCGAGGCCGAGATGGGCTCCGCCGACCCCGCCACCGCCGACCGCGCCATGAAGCGCTGGACCCGCGCCGACGCCGAGCTGCACGCCGGCGGCGGCTACGCCGCGGAGGCCGAGGCCGCGCAGATCGCCAGCAGCCTGGGCATCGAGGACCGCCTGCTCACGCAGCCCCTCAAGACGCTCTCGGGTGGCCAGCGGCGCCGGGTCGAGCTGGCGCGCATCCTCTTCTCCGGCGCCGAGACGCTGCTGCTCGACGAGCCGACCAACCACCTCGACGCCGACTCGATCGTGTGGCTGCGCGGCTTCCTCAAGGCCCACTCCGGCGGGCTCATCGTGATCAGCCACGACAACGACCTGCTCGAGGACACCGTCACCCGGGTGCTGCACCTCGACGCCAACCGCGCCACGATCGACGTCTACAACATGGGCTGGAAGGCCTACCTCACGCAGCGCGAGACCGACGAGCGCCGACGGCGCCGCGAGCGGCAGAACGCCGAGTCCAAGGCCAAGACGCTCACCGACCAGGCCAACAAGATGCGGGCCAAGGCCAGCAAGGCCTCCGCTGCGCAGTCGATGCTCAAGCGGGCCGAGAAGATGATGGCGGGCGTCGAGGGGGAGCGGCAGGCTGACAAGGTCGCGCGCATCGCCTTCCCCAAGCCGGCGCCGTGCGGCAAGACGCCGATCACCGCGGCGCAGCTGTCCAAGGCGTACGGCTCGCTCGAGGTCTTCACCGGCGTCGACCTGGCCATCGACAAGGGCTCCCGCGTGGTGATCCTGGGCCTGAACGGCGCGGGCAAGACCACGATGCTGCGCATCCTCGCCGGCGTCGACCGCCCCGACACCGGTGAGGTCGTGCCGGGCCACGGGCTCAAGCTCGGCTACTACGCCCAGGAGCACGAGACCCTCGACACCGCGCGCACCGTGCTCGAGAACATGCAGAGCGCCGCACCGCAGCTCACCGACTCGGAGGCGCGCAGCGTGCTGGGCTCCTTCCTCTTCTCCGGTGACGACGCGCACAAGCCGGCCGCGGTGCTCTCCGGCGGCGAGAAGACCCGCCTCGCGCTCGCCAGCCTGGTGGTCTCGAGCGCCAACGTGCTGCTGCTCGACGAGCCCACCAACAACCTCGACCCGGCGTCGCGCGAGGAGGTGCTGGCCGCAATCCGCACCTACGAGGGCGCGATCGTGCTGGTCACCCACGACGAGGGTGCCGTGCGCGCCCTGGAGCCCGACCGCGTCCTGCTGCTGCCCGACGGCGACGAGGACCTGTGGAACGAGGGCTACGCCGACCTGGTCTCGCTGGCCTGA
- a CDS encoding adenylate/guanylate cyclase domain-containing protein, whose protein sequence is MSSAQPFGSWLLGPADQGRRQLRVRVQLLLTVLIVTTNVVGALVVAGVFWLVRPAEPLGAAGVLAAAVAVPTYVGVAVLVGAAWGTTVTLRALRWATDQRVPSDEERRTALRVPLRLTVMQAVLWAGGVALLTGLAVWLQPALTTTVLLSVAIAGVLVCAVSYLLAEFGLRPIAARALTDDARVLTDRPTAGSGVKRRMLLFWVLGSGVPVAGLMVVAVLALAGDDIGRTRLAVVVLVLGTVVLVPGLLIAVLDARAVVSPILDVRDALHRVEGGDLDVRLQVYDGTELGALQAGFNRMAEGLGERERIRDIFGRHVGHDVARAALLRSVELGGEVRCVSVLFVDLVGSTTYAEERPATDVVALLNRFCGVVVDEVDRRGGLVNKFMGDAVLAVFGAPVDQDDHARAALETARCVAARLAQEVPEVGAGIGVATGEAVAGNVGDQRRFEYTVIGDAVNAAARLTELAKDRPGRVAVSAETVEAAGVAEAAHWEVVETVQLRGRARETRVALQASETRSA, encoded by the coding sequence GTGAGCAGCGCTCAGCCCTTCGGCTCCTGGCTCCTGGGGCCCGCCGACCAGGGCCGGCGACAGCTGCGCGTGCGGGTGCAGCTGCTCCTCACGGTCCTCATCGTGACCACCAACGTCGTCGGCGCGCTCGTCGTCGCCGGGGTCTTCTGGCTGGTGCGGCCCGCCGAGCCGCTGGGCGCCGCCGGGGTGCTGGCGGCGGCGGTCGCGGTGCCGACCTACGTCGGGGTGGCGGTCCTCGTGGGCGCGGCGTGGGGCACCACCGTCACCCTGCGGGCGCTGCGCTGGGCCACCGACCAGCGGGTGCCCAGCGACGAGGAGCGGCGCACGGCGCTGCGGGTGCCGCTGCGGCTGACGGTCATGCAGGCGGTGCTGTGGGCCGGCGGGGTCGCGCTGCTCACCGGCCTCGCGGTGTGGCTGCAGCCTGCCCTCACCACGACGGTGCTGCTGTCGGTCGCGATCGCCGGCGTGCTCGTGTGCGCCGTGTCCTACCTGCTCGCCGAGTTCGGGCTGCGCCCGATCGCCGCACGGGCCCTCACCGACGACGCGCGCGTGCTCACCGACCGCCCGACGGCGGGCTCCGGCGTCAAGCGGCGCATGCTGCTCTTCTGGGTGCTCGGCTCCGGGGTGCCGGTCGCCGGGCTCATGGTCGTCGCGGTGCTGGCGCTGGCCGGCGACGACATCGGCCGCACCCGGCTGGCGGTGGTCGTGCTCGTGCTCGGCACCGTCGTGCTCGTGCCCGGCCTGCTGATCGCGGTGCTCGACGCCCGCGCGGTGGTCTCCCCCATCCTCGACGTGCGCGACGCGCTGCACCGCGTCGAGGGCGGCGACCTCGACGTGCGGCTGCAGGTCTACGACGGCACCGAGCTCGGCGCGCTTCAGGCCGGCTTCAACCGGATGGCGGAGGGGCTCGGCGAGCGGGAGCGCATCCGCGACATCTTCGGGCGCCACGTGGGGCACGACGTGGCGCGGGCCGCCCTGCTGCGCAGCGTCGAGCTCGGGGGCGAGGTGCGGTGCGTCTCGGTGCTCTTCGTCGACCTCGTCGGCTCCACGACGTACGCCGAGGAGCGGCCGGCCACCGACGTCGTCGCGCTGCTCAACCGCTTCTGCGGCGTGGTGGTCGACGAGGTCGACCGCCGCGGCGGCCTGGTCAACAAGTTCATGGGTGACGCGGTGCTCGCGGTCTTCGGCGCCCCGGTCGACCAGGACGACCACGCGCGCGCGGCGCTGGAGACGGCCCGCTGCGTGGCGGCGCGGCTGGCGCAGGAGGTGCCCGAGGTGGGCGCCGGGATCGGGGTCGCGACCGGCGAGGCCGTGGCGGGCAACGTCGGCGACCAGCGGCGCTTCGAGTACACCGTCATCGGCGACGCCGTGAACGCCGCGGCCCGCCTGACCGAGCTCGCCAAGGACCGGCCCGGCCGCGTCGCGGTCTCGGCCGAGACCGTCGAGGCAGCCGGGGTCGCGGAGGCCGCGCACTGGGAGGTCGTCGAGACCGTGCAGCTGCGCGGTCGCGCCCGCGAGACGCGGGTGGCGCTTCAGGCCAGCGAGACCAGGTCGGCGTAG
- a CDS encoding enoyl-CoA hydratase/isomerase family protein yields MTPDELAQVGLRFEVDGPVATLTLDRPERRNAQTPAMWRAMARLGAEVPDEVRVVVVRGAGVCFSAGLDRTMLDPARSAADGGGDETVVGLLAQDDEAIVRTIGDYQQGFLWLRDPRFVSVAAVHGHAIGAGFQLALSCDLRVVAADAQFSMREAALGLVPDLTGTKPLVEAVGYARALELCTTARTFGAEQAAAYGLTTVDCAADGLDAALEELVGALTAPMAGAVRATKQVVQQASANDLATQCLVERTAQVGRFRELAALAGA; encoded by the coding sequence ATGACTCCCGACGAGCTGGCCCAGGTCGGCCTCCGCTTCGAGGTCGACGGACCCGTCGCCACCCTCACCCTCGACCGGCCGGAGCGCCGCAACGCCCAGACGCCGGCGATGTGGCGTGCCATGGCCCGCCTGGGCGCCGAGGTCCCCGACGAGGTGCGGGTCGTCGTCGTGCGCGGCGCCGGCGTGTGCTTCTCCGCCGGCCTGGACCGCACCATGCTCGACCCGGCGCGCTCCGCAGCCGACGGGGGAGGCGACGAGACCGTCGTCGGCCTGCTCGCGCAGGACGACGAGGCGATCGTGCGCACGATCGGGGACTACCAGCAGGGTTTCCTGTGGCTGCGCGACCCGCGCTTCGTCTCGGTCGCCGCCGTGCACGGGCACGCCATCGGCGCGGGCTTCCAGCTCGCGCTGTCGTGCGACCTGCGGGTCGTCGCGGCCGACGCGCAGTTCTCCATGCGCGAGGCCGCGCTCGGGCTCGTGCCCGACCTCACGGGAACAAAACCGCTGGTCGAGGCCGTTGGCTACGCGCGGGCACTGGAGCTGTGCACCACCGCCCGCACCTTCGGCGCCGAGCAGGCGGCGGCGTACGGCCTGACGACGGTCGACTGCGCCGCCGACGGCCTCGACGCCGCGCTGGAGGAGCTGGTCGGCGCGCTGACCGCCCCGATGGCGGGTGCGGTGCGGGCGACCAAGCAGGTCGTGCAGCAGGCGTCCGCGAACGACCTGGCCACCCAGTGCCTGGTCGAGCGCACCGCCCAGGTCGGCCGCTTCCGCGAGCTGGCCGCCCTGGCCGGCGCCTGA